Proteins found in one Oncorhynchus mykiss isolate Arlee chromosome 17, USDA_OmykA_1.1, whole genome shotgun sequence genomic segment:
- the LOC110495182 gene encoding transmembrane and coiled-coil domains protein 2-like, which translates to MVLDNSEVTTFDLPLSASHGATDASASNISVDGAGAVAGVESLAGGAEVSVGAEAQRTRAALEQLQQKILKSIEQIRIEQEARNDNVAEYLKLAHNANSHQAFRIKQVFEKKNQKSAQTINHLHKKLDHYHKKFKEIQQQGLGRQPKDVLGDMQQGLKDVGANVRAGISSFGGGVVEGVKGGVSELTHTAVVSKPLEFVSLIRNKLGSTHSLEDGVEEHSDDVPLSSSVTLASSSKYSSDDECSSDSVTGSNYFGAGGGGGMLGLGLARLDGNDHHRSWDTWLEGLQEIKASQAHMEDAIEDMKSQLQSDYAYMTQCLQEEKYRYELLEEQLNDLTELHQNQMSNLIQELVSMEEKVTYQSYERTRDSQVKRQKPGCIRCTETHKFECRKEPIVPVKQL; encoded by the exons ATGGTG CTGGATAATAGTGAGGTGACAACGTTTGACCTGCCCCTCTCAGCCAGCCATGGAGCCACTGACGCTTCTGCCTCTAACATCAGCGTGGATGGAGCAGGGGCTGTGGCCGGGGTGGAATCTCTGGCTGGGGGGGCTGAAGTGTCAGTGGGCGCCGAGGCTCAGCGGACACGGGCTGCTCTGGAGCAGCTACAGCAGAAGATCCTGAAGAGCATTGAGCAGATTCGGATAGAACAGGAGGCACGAAACGACAATGTGGCAGAGTACTTGAAGCTGGCCCACAATGCCAACAGCCATCAGGCTTTTCGTATCAAACAGGTGTTTGAGAAGAAGAACCAGAAGTCTGCACAGACCATCAACCACCTGCACAAGAAGCTAGATCACTACCACAAGAAGTTTAAGGAGatacagcag CAaggtctgggccggcagcctaaGGATGTGCTGGGGGATATGCAGCAGGGGCTGAAGGATGTAGGGGCTAACGTACGGGCAGGGATCAGTAGCTTTGGTGGAGGTGTGGTGGAGGGTGTCAAAGGGGGCGTGTCAGAACTCACCCATACAGCTGTGGTGTCTAAGCCCCTGGAGTTTGTCAGCTTGATCCGCAACAAATTAGGCAGCACACACTCGCTGGAGGATGGTGTGGAGGAGCATTCAGATGATGTACCCCTGAGTAGCAGCGTCACCTTGGCCTCCAGCTCAAAGTACAGTAGTGACGACGAGTGCTCCAGTGACTCTGTGACAGGTAGTAATTATTTTGgggctgggggaggaggggggatgttGGGGTTGGGACTGGCCAGGCTGGACGGGAACGACCACCACAGGTCCTGGGACACTTGGCTGGAAGGCCTGCAGGAGATCAAAGCCAGCCAGGCCCACATGGAGGACGCCATCGAGGACATGAAGAGTCAGCTGCAGAGCGACTACGCCTACATGACCCAGTGCCTGCAGGAAGAGAAATACAGGTATGAGCTACTGGAGGAGCAGCTGAATGACCTGACAGAGCTGCACCAGAACCAGATGTCCAACCTGATACAGGAGCTGGTCAGCATGGAAGAGAAAGTAACCTACCAGTCCTATGAGAGAACCAGAGACTCTCAGGTAAAGAGGCAAAAACCTGGATGTATAAGATGTACTGAAACACACAAGTTTGAGTGCAGAAAGGAGCCTATAGTACCCGTAAAGCAGTTGTAA